The Rhodothermales bacterium genome includes a region encoding these proteins:
- the eno gene encoding phosphopyruvate hydratase — translation MPTIDTIRARQILDSRGNPTIEVDVITEEGILGRAAVPSGASTGVHEAVELRDGDTSRYLGKGVLKAVENVNEEIARELIGWSIFEQKQIDAHLIALDGTENKGRLGANAILGVSLAVAKAAADTVQLPLYRYLGGANASRLPVPMMNIINGGHHADNTVDMQEFMIMPVGASSFSEGLRMGVETFHQLKQVLKKKGYNTAVGDEGGFAPDLRSNEEAIEVILEAVVKAGLSAGKDVFIALDPASSEMYKDGSYLFWKSDPTKRRSSEDMVAFWSGWVEQYPIISIEDAMAEDDWEGWKMLTEAVGKKVQLVGDDLFVTNTRRLQRGIDEGSANAILIKLNQIGTLTETLEAIEMAHQNKFTAIISHRSGETEDATIADLAVATNAGQIKTGSASRSDRLAKYNQLLRIEEDLGTAATYPGRRAFKF, via the coding sequence ATGCCAACGATCGATACCATTCGCGCACGCCAGATCCTCGATAGCCGGGGAAATCCTACGATTGAAGTTGATGTGATCACGGAAGAAGGCATCCTGGGCCGCGCGGCGGTGCCGAGCGGCGCCTCGACCGGCGTCCATGAGGCTGTCGAACTTCGCGACGGGGACACATCCAGGTATCTGGGCAAGGGCGTGCTCAAAGCCGTCGAGAATGTAAACGAGGAAATCGCGCGCGAATTGATTGGCTGGAGCATCTTCGAGCAGAAACAGATCGATGCGCACCTCATCGCGCTCGATGGCACAGAGAATAAAGGCCGGCTCGGCGCCAACGCCATCTTGGGCGTCTCCCTCGCCGTGGCCAAAGCCGCCGCGGATACCGTCCAGCTCCCCCTCTACCGCTACCTCGGCGGCGCTAACGCCTCGCGCCTGCCCGTGCCCATGATGAACATCATCAATGGCGGGCACCATGCGGACAACACGGTGGACATGCAGGAGTTCATGATCATGCCGGTCGGCGCGTCGTCCTTCAGCGAAGGCCTTCGGATGGGCGTGGAGACCTTCCACCAGCTCAAGCAGGTCCTCAAGAAGAAAGGCTACAACACCGCCGTCGGCGATGAAGGTGGGTTCGCGCCGGATCTTCGGTCGAACGAGGAAGCGATCGAAGTCATCCTCGAAGCCGTCGTGAAAGCCGGCCTGAGCGCCGGCAAGGATGTGTTTATCGCCCTGGACCCGGCGTCGAGCGAGATGTACAAAGACGGCTCGTACCTCTTCTGGAAGAGCGATCCGACCAAGCGCCGATCGTCCGAAGATATGGTCGCCTTCTGGAGCGGCTGGGTCGAGCAGTACCCCATCATCTCCATCGAAGACGCGATGGCGGAGGACGACTGGGAAGGCTGGAAGATGTTGACCGAAGCGGTCGGCAAGAAGGTTCAGCTGGTGGGCGACGACCTGTTCGTGACAAACACGCGCCGGCTCCAACGCGGCATCGACGAAGGCTCGGCCAACGCGATCCTGATCAAGCTCAATCAGATTGGTACGCTGACCGAAACCCTGGAAGCCATCGAAATGGCGCACCAGAACAAGTTCACCGCGATCATCAGCCATCGCTCGGGTGAAACGGAAGATGCGACCATCGCGGACCTCGCCGTGGCGACCAACGCCGGCCAGATCAAAACCGGTTCGGCCAGCCGCAGCGACCGCCTCGCGAAATACAACCAGCTGCTCCGGATCGAAGAAGACCTGGGGACGGCGGCCACCTATCCCGGTCGCCGCGCCTTCAAATTCTAA
- a CDS encoding septum formation initiator family protein: protein MKPIAALRTLSEHILATPQSRRKALITGLVVMAVWVTFFDSHSLVRRARWHSELGAIAAENTRLQLEADSLSAAIEAGLSDEVVERLARETYGMRRPGETVYRIKEVD, encoded by the coding sequence ATGAAACCGATCGCCGCGCTTCGCACCCTTTCCGAACACATCCTCGCCACACCGCAATCGCGCCGCAAAGCGTTGATCACCGGCCTCGTGGTCATGGCCGTTTGGGTTACGTTTTTTGATAGCCATAGCCTGGTCCGACGCGCCCGCTGGCACAGCGAGCTTGGGGCCATCGCAGCTGAGAATACGCGCCTCCAACTCGAGGCCGATTCGCTCAGCGCGGCCATCGAGGCCGGCCTGTCCGACGAAGTCGTCGAGCGCCTGGCGCGCGAAACGTATGGGATGCGCCGGCCCGGCGAAACCGTTTACCGCATCAAGGAAGTCGACTAG
- a CDS encoding ROK family protein — protein MNTFAVGVDLGGTMIKAALVERGQGIRELVSIDTLAEEGPEPVIDRIAGLVRRLASAASADSILGIGIGAPGAVNWERTSVSRAPNLPGWDVINLQTALQSRLGAAFPVIVENDANVAGLGSAHYGAGLPFDSFILVTLGTGVGGAIIYQNTIFRGATGGAGEIGHMTIDYEGPFDRSGVAGAIEAYLGQRFLSRHARYQLLNRPDSVIHKMTGGDLEKITPKMLHEAALAGDAAVQSVLAWAGHKLGCILGSAINLLDIRKVIVGGGVSAAGDYILKPAYDSMVRFVMPGLRDGLEIIREHLGNEVGMLGAAHLVFEYHDGHVSASS, from the coding sequence ATGAATACCTTTGCTGTAGGCGTGGATCTGGGCGGCACGATGATCAAAGCCGCGCTCGTCGAGCGTGGACAGGGCATCCGTGAACTCGTCTCCATCGACACGCTCGCCGAGGAAGGACCGGAACCTGTCATCGACCGGATTGCCGGCCTCGTTCGCAGGCTGGCATCCGCCGCCAGCGCGGATTCGATCCTCGGCATCGGCATCGGCGCTCCTGGCGCGGTGAACTGGGAGCGGACGTCCGTCAGCAGGGCGCCCAATCTGCCCGGGTGGGATGTCATCAATCTGCAGACGGCGCTCCAAAGCCGCCTGGGCGCGGCCTTTCCTGTGATCGTCGAGAATGACGCCAATGTCGCCGGCCTTGGCTCGGCGCATTATGGCGCCGGGTTGCCGTTCGACTCGTTTATCCTGGTGACGCTGGGCACCGGAGTGGGCGGTGCAATTATCTACCAGAACACGATCTTCCGCGGCGCAACAGGCGGCGCCGGCGAGATTGGCCACATGACCATCGACTACGAAGGGCCGTTCGATCGGTCGGGCGTGGCCGGTGCCATCGAGGCCTATCTCGGGCAACGCTTCTTATCCCGACACGCCCGGTACCAGTTACTTAACCGCCCGGACAGCGTCATCCATAAGATGACTGGCGGAGATCTCGAGAAGATCACCCCCAAGATGCTCCACGAGGCCGCCCTCGCCGGCGATGCTGCCGTGCAGTCGGTCCTCGCCTGGGCAGGCCACAAACTGGGCTGTATCCTCGGATCGGCCATAAATCTGCTCGATATCCGTAAAGTGATCGTCGGCGGCGGCGTTTCCGCGGCGGGCGACTACATCCTGAAGCCGGCGTATGACTCGATGGTACGTTTTGTGATGCCGGGACTTCGCGATGGGTTGGAAATCATCAGAGAACACCTCGGCAATGAAGTCGGCATGCTCGGCGCAGCGCATCTTGTGTTCGAATACCACGACGGTCACGTCTCGGCTTCCTCCTGA
- a CDS encoding putative LPS assembly protein LptD, whose amino-acid sequence MKSACSAQRILCSNTTTVTSRLPPDGGCGHDAHIRLPLSALAGCIFACWAGLAPLVYAQTTAPTDLKNPVESTADSLVIVFGGSAGDVGTLYGKASVSYGETKLDAQTIEILFDIDELRASGAPSDTGMVGRPQFKSGEETFQGDQMAFNMRSERGRVTNADVVYDDGHIRGGIVKLGEDSTAYIRNGRYTTCECADDPSYSLRSSKMKVVDQKKIFTGPIQLFLFNIPTPVWLPFAFLPAQASRRSGLLAPTYGEDELGFYLRDLGWYFVLSPYTDLQLRGGLWTSGSWQANTLFRYNRRYRYSGQLQMDFARQRNGEKNDPGFAVRNSTSFRWSHNQTINPSTSINGDINLTTAGYLRTISEQYDDRVTQSISSSMRFSKRWASTGRSLNLSLSQRQVLDTGAANLRLPSLSFSQNSRKPFARENRPPGSGEPWFEKITYTYNFGLDNTFDFRPRSDAQLLAAGDTSALDITWVDALFNIDKYQRATGEDEPFDFKATNRIPVSATFSASRFSLNLTPNLNYTEDWYISTQRRDLELQPDSTQRLVTAVQPGFFALRQFSSGVSANTTIYGLFPIRVGAFTGVRHTLRPTLAFTYRPDFGGDFWGYTRSYTDQNGNEVEYGIVNGVQQGLQQALSLSVGNTFETKQVTVDSTGADRNKVVKLFNLDGTASYNFAADSLKLSNIGISGRTSLLNNTLNLNARATYSPYQLNAEGTRVIDAYFFSLERFRLARLTSLSLTANTSFRSKSGGGGRPLESSRATLNDDRSGVFGDPMSRIGNSIMNPTGDYVDFDIPWSLSTDLTYGIQKQTSNRTRTITLNARFDFSLTPNWKVQGRTGYDFERKEAVTTNISFFRDFECWQMSLSWVPFGRYQSFGFNLQVKSGQLRDFLRIRQPRSDVGGQFDGLVN is encoded by the coding sequence ATGAAGTCGGCATGCTCGGCGCAGCGCATCTTGTGTTCGAATACCACGACGGTCACGTCTCGGCTTCCTCCTGACGGAGGGTGCGGCCACGACGCGCACATCCGGCTGCCGCTATCCGCCCTCGCCGGCTGCATCTTCGCCTGCTGGGCCGGCCTGGCGCCCCTGGTGTACGCTCAGACCACCGCCCCGACCGATCTCAAGAATCCCGTAGAATCCACGGCGGACTCGCTGGTCATCGTCTTCGGCGGCAGCGCAGGGGATGTTGGAACGCTTTACGGGAAAGCGTCGGTATCCTATGGCGAGACCAAGCTCGATGCCCAGACCATCGAGATCCTCTTCGACATCGACGAACTCCGCGCCAGCGGAGCACCGAGCGACACAGGGATGGTCGGCCGGCCGCAGTTTAAATCGGGCGAGGAGACATTTCAGGGGGATCAGATGGCATTCAATATGCGCTCCGAACGTGGGCGTGTCACGAATGCCGATGTCGTCTACGACGACGGCCATATCCGCGGCGGCATCGTCAAACTCGGAGAGGACAGCACGGCCTATATCCGCAACGGGCGCTACACGACCTGTGAATGCGCCGACGACCCGTCGTATTCGCTACGATCGAGCAAAATGAAGGTCGTCGACCAGAAGAAGATCTTCACCGGCCCGATCCAGCTTTTTCTCTTCAACATTCCGACGCCGGTCTGGCTACCCTTTGCATTCCTGCCGGCACAGGCCTCGCGCCGCAGCGGCCTACTCGCCCCTACCTACGGCGAGGACGAACTGGGCTTTTACCTGCGGGATCTGGGCTGGTACTTCGTGCTGAGTCCGTACACCGACCTACAGTTGCGCGGCGGTTTGTGGACCAGCGGGAGCTGGCAGGCGAATACGCTGTTTCGGTATAACCGCCGATATCGCTACAGCGGGCAACTTCAGATGGATTTCGCCCGCCAGCGTAACGGCGAAAAGAACGATCCGGGGTTCGCGGTTCGCAACAGCACGTCTTTTCGGTGGAGCCATAATCAGACGATCAATCCATCGACATCCATCAACGGCGACATCAACCTGACCACCGCCGGCTACCTGCGCACGATTTCCGAACAATACGACGACCGCGTCACCCAGAGCATCTCCTCAAGCATGCGGTTTTCCAAACGATGGGCGTCAACCGGCCGCTCCCTGAATCTGAGCCTCTCCCAGCGCCAGGTGTTGGACACCGGCGCCGCCAATCTGCGGCTTCCATCACTCTCATTTTCCCAGAATTCGCGCAAACCCTTCGCACGTGAAAACCGCCCCCCCGGCTCCGGCGAGCCCTGGTTCGAGAAGATCACCTATACCTACAACTTCGGGCTCGACAATACCTTCGACTTCAGGCCGCGCTCGGACGCCCAGTTGCTCGCCGCCGGCGACACGTCTGCTCTGGATATCACCTGGGTCGACGCCCTCTTTAACATCGACAAGTACCAGCGGGCCACCGGAGAAGATGAGCCGTTCGACTTCAAGGCCACCAACCGCATCCCCGTGTCCGCGACGTTCTCCGCCAGCCGGTTCAGCCTTAACCTGACGCCGAATCTGAACTATACCGAGGATTGGTACATCAGCACCCAGCGGCGGGACCTCGAGCTTCAGCCCGACTCCACGCAGCGCCTCGTCACCGCCGTGCAGCCCGGCTTTTTTGCTCTCCGCCAATTTTCCTCGGGCGTCTCCGCCAATACGACCATCTACGGGCTTTTTCCGATTCGTGTCGGCGCCTTCACCGGCGTGCGCCACACCCTCCGCCCGACCCTCGCGTTCACCTACCGACCCGACTTCGGCGGTGACTTCTGGGGGTATACGCGGTCGTACACGGACCAGAACGGCAACGAGGTCGAGTACGGCATTGTCAATGGCGTGCAGCAAGGATTGCAGCAGGCCTTATCCCTTTCCGTCGGCAATACGTTCGAGACCAAGCAGGTCACCGTGGACTCAACCGGAGCTGATCGGAATAAGGTGGTCAAGCTCTTCAACCTGGATGGAACGGCCAGTTACAACTTCGCCGCGGACTCGCTGAAGCTGTCGAACATCGGCATTAGCGGACGCACCAGTTTGCTCAACAACACCCTCAACTTGAACGCGCGCGCGACCTACTCTCCCTATCAGCTCAACGCCGAGGGGACCCGTGTGATCGACGCGTACTTCTTCTCCCTCGAGCGATTCCGGCTGGCCCGGTTGACGAGTCTCTCATTAACAGCCAACACCTCGTTTCGGAGCAAGTCGGGCGGCGGCGGCCGGCCGCTCGAATCGTCACGAGCCACGTTAAATGACGATCGAAGTGGCGTTTTTGGCGATCCGATGTCGCGAATCGGTAACAGCATCATGAACCCGACAGGCGACTATGTCGACTTCGACATCCCCTGGTCACTCTCGACCGACTTGACCTATGGTATCCAGAAACAAACGAGCAATCGGACCCGCACCATCACACTGAATGCCCGTTTCGATTTTAGCCTTACGCCCAACTGGAAAGTACAGGGGCGCACCGGGTACGACTTCGAGCGCAAGGAGGCGGTGACGACGAATATCAGTTTCTTCCGCGACTTCGAGTGCTGGCAGATGTCGCTCAGCTGGGTGCCGTTCGGGCGGTATCAGTCGTTCGGATTCAACCTGCAAGTCAAGAGCGGTCAACTCAGGGATTTCCTTCGCATCCGCCAGCCGCGCTCGGATGTCGGCGGTCAATTCGACGGCCTGGTGAATTGA
- a CDS encoding BON domain-containing protein yields MTFASPMFSRFTLPFARLFSSAPTDRRIAGYLAELFESEMDHTAAEGLRFYVKRGIVTLHGTLYDAMDRDHVIQLTARIPGLDAIVDRLHIVDDVHHEALNARVVLLLNGTHAPTHLLPA; encoded by the coding sequence ATGACGTTCGCAAGCCCCATGTTCAGCCGATTCACCCTCCCATTCGCGCGCCTCTTTTCATCGGCGCCGACCGATCGCCGCATCGCCGGTTATCTCGCCGAGTTGTTCGAAAGCGAGATGGACCATACGGCTGCCGAAGGCCTCCGCTTCTACGTCAAGCGAGGCATTGTGACGCTCCATGGCACACTCTATGACGCCATGGATCGCGACCATGTCATCCAGCTGACGGCCCGAATCCCCGGTCTCGATGCCATCGTGGACCGGCTCCACATCGTTGACGATGTCCACCATGAGGCCTTAAACGCGCGCGTCGTCTTGTTGCTCAACGGCACGCACGCGCCCACCCATTTGCTACCCGCTTAA
- a CDS encoding GNAT family N-acetyltransferase, with amino-acid sequence MIAPQESRKDIANLIIREGLNDLTPARIITLFRRGPLLREARDPAEVWTSFENASIVLTAWLDGQLVGLARVLSDRVLFSYLCDLVVEPDVQRIGVGKALVQAVVEACSGTELFLRDSELSSGFYAHLDFKRVANGWARACR; translated from the coding sequence ATGATCGCTCCCCAGGAATCTCGCAAAGACATCGCCAACCTGATCATACGCGAGGGGTTGAACGACCTTACGCCGGCGCGGATTATCACGCTGTTTCGTCGGGGGCCCCTCCTGCGGGAGGCACGCGATCCCGCCGAGGTATGGACATCGTTCGAAAATGCGTCTATCGTGCTGACGGCCTGGCTGGATGGGCAACTCGTTGGTCTTGCACGGGTTCTCAGCGACCGGGTCTTGTTCAGCTATCTGTGTGATCTCGTGGTCGAGCCGGACGTTCAACGCATTGGTGTAGGAAAGGCGCTCGTACAAGCCGTCGTCGAGGCGTGTTCGGGGACCGAATTATTCCTGCGCGATTCCGAGCTATCGTCCGGCTTTTATGCACACCTCGATTTTAAGCGGGTAGCAAATGGGTGGGCGCGTGCGTGCCGTTGA
- a CDS encoding ABC transporter ATP-binding protein — protein MTAPPLNPPDTAGSVELVDIVKRFGETVAVNGVALSIQAGEFVSLLGPSGCGKTTLLRTIAGFERPDAGTVRIGRDDVTNASPQDRPTAMVFQSYALFPTMTVGENVAYGLRVRKLDKATITTRTAEALARVNLSGYESRPVTQLSGGQQQRVALARALAVRPRVLLFDEPLSNLDVSLREQTRVELKELQNALGTTSIYVTHDQQEALALSDRIAVMNAGRLVQIGAPETLYREPDTAFVARFLGGSNIVAPGRLAEAFAPTPAPASHVLAVRPENVQFGGKEGIEARVLSRQFLGTYAEYWFEAEGQRLRVWADPAVPAPSETAYLTARDARWVKGDA, from the coding sequence ATGACCGCACCACCCTTGAATCCGCCGGACACCGCCGGCTCCGTCGAACTGGTCGATATCGTCAAGCGCTTCGGCGAGACGGTGGCGGTCAATGGGGTCGCGTTGTCTATCCAGGCCGGCGAATTCGTGTCGCTCCTCGGCCCCAGCGGGTGCGGCAAGACGACGCTGTTGCGGACAATCGCGGGGTTCGAGCGACCTGACGCCGGCACGGTGCGCATCGGTCGGGACGACGTCACAAACGCTTCGCCGCAGGACCGGCCAACGGCCATGGTCTTCCAGAGTTATGCGTTATTCCCGACCATGACGGTCGGCGAGAATGTCGCGTATGGGCTGCGGGTGCGGAAGCTTGATAAGGCCACCATCACCACACGGACGGCGGAAGCGCTAGCGCGGGTGAACCTGTCGGGCTACGAGAGCCGGCCCGTGACGCAGCTCTCCGGCGGCCAGCAACAACGGGTGGCGTTGGCGCGCGCGCTGGCTGTGCGCCCTCGGGTGTTGTTGTTCGACGAGCCGCTTTCCAATCTGGATGTCTCGCTTCGCGAACAAACGCGCGTGGAGTTGAAGGAACTGCAGAACGCCCTTGGGACCACCAGCATCTATGTCACGCACGATCAGCAGGAAGCGCTGGCGTTGTCGGACCGGATCGCGGTGATGAACGCCGGCCGCCTGGTGCAGATCGGCGCACCCGAGACGCTGTATCGCGAACCGGATACGGCGTTTGTCGCCCGGTTTTTGGGAGGGAGCAATATCGTGGCGCCGGGCCGTCTGGCCGAAGCTTTTGCACCCACGCCCGCACCAGCGTCGCATGTGCTTGCGGTTCGGCCGGAAAATGTGCAGTTTGGAGGGAAGGAAGGCATCGAGGCGCGGGTCCTCTCCCGGCAGTTTCTCGGGACCTACGCCGAATACTGGTTCGAGGCCGAGGGGCAACGCCTTCGGGTTTGGGCCGACCCGGCCGTGCCCGCGCCTTCCGAAACGGCATATCTCACGGCGCGTGATGCGCGCTGGGTGAAAGGAGATGCCTGA